GAAATACTGCTTTATAGGCAATCTGAGTTTATTTTAAGTTGCATCATACTGCGAGAGCAAACCAAGTGTGTTTATCCCCTTTGATCACTGCGTACACAGTTGTGTACATCATTTTCTATAGTTttatattgtactgtaatactcattttctgacatctcctaCCTAAAAAGATTGTGTAGGCAgaatatgaattttttttttttttttttaaaaacaccaaaaactcCTGGATTGTGACCAAAGGGGTTATACTGTACAATGATTAGTCATGATGAAGAAAACTATCAAGTCTGAATTTTGTTATAGAAAATTGAAACTGTGTCATTAAATGCGACAGCGTGACATTTACGGCACCCCGGGAACAACTTGGTGATttgtaaaagcatttttgtgttttgttttttgggtcgTGAGTGTAAAAAGGCTGTTTCGTAAAGCTACAGATGCACACATCAGTTATATTCCATTCTGACGGATGTTGTTTCAGCACTGAAACAATAATGAAAGTGTGTTCTAAAGTAGGCTGGAGACTTGGATTTGCATGACATACACAATAATAACAAAAGCCGCAGGCACGCAGTGCTTGAGGTAGTGCTTATAAGACatattaaataacatttttatagtTGGTTACGTTTTTAAGTACAACTCAAATCTAGTTTACAACAAAAGGAAGGTGGACAGGTTTAAGAAAGAGAGAATATTTTTAGGGCCCCACAAAGAGCACGCTCTGAATTTTTTGTGTGACGCTActtggaacatttttttttttttttttctcaacacaCTCTGgaaaaaatattgtttgtttttatgggaTGAAAATGGGAAACTAAACCTGACGTATCAGATAAAACGAATGGCATTTTCTTATCTGTTCCATTTATACTCGTGACTTGCATTCCAACATAATTTGAAACTCTGTATATGCTTATCTTTGTGCCGCACGGTTAACAGCATTTTTGGATATGTGGCGGaatatagattaaaaaaaaaaatgtcagtgttatCATACAGAATTGTCCTGTTTTGGTTTTATAGACTCTCTGTGAGCAGCTCAGACAAGAGAACAATGAGCTTAGAAAGAAAATGGAAGAGGATCATCATATCAGGAATCGAGACTTGGAACAGCTGAGGTAATGTTTCTCCTTTTGATGCGACTGAGctacaaataacaaaacaatacCATCACTCTGACATGTTGTTCTCCATTCCTCTGGGCTGCTTTTTGTGGGACTATTTTATTTCTGATGAACTTGTGAATGTATGGTGAATCAAACTCTCATCACTGTTGATAAAATATGCATCATCTATTCTTTACTTGGACAGTTGGGCATGCTTTCACTTCTGAGGGGGAATTATCCCAGGGCTTTCTGGTGTTGTAGGTTCTTCCCAAAAGACATCCTGTAGCTGGAGCAAGATGACAACCAATTCTTAGAATGAGTCCTTGTTCTCAAACACAATCATTATCATTTTCTTGCTGGTGTAGACAGGAAAATCAGAAACTTAAGGAGCTGGTCACaggagcagcaacagcagcagcaacatcagCAGCATCTGCGTCGCCACCTGACGCCGAAACTCCGGAGGCGAAAGAGGAGCCCGTGAAGGAGGAATCTGCCGCTGTCCGACCTAAAATGGAGGCCACCACACCGCAGAAGGTAGTTTTGGTTCAGTTAGAGATGATTTCTTTAAATTCtgtacagacacactgaactgtaGCTTCACATATAAAAATCAGTTGCAGTTTtgtatgaaaaatatttcttaagcTATGGTCTTTTAAAAGACATTTAACAAAAGGGTTCTCAATAATCTTGTGACTGAGAATTTCCCACTTGTGACGTCTTATAACATGCGCAGCGGAGAAATGTTGTGGATTTAGGAATATTTTATTTcccctacccccccccccagagtggaaaagctgcagagaaaaccccagcTAAACCTTGTGATGTTGAGGTGTATGAAAAGAAGATCAAGCTTTTGGAGAAGCAGAGAAAGGATGTGAGTCTTGCTTACTTACTTTCTTACTTACTGCTCATCCTCTTTTGCCATAGGGGaaagtctgtgtgtattttgtttccTACGTGTTCAGTGGTGTTTGTTTCACTTTCTGGCTTCTTACAGGTGCTGGAGGTGAACAAGCAGTGGGACATTCAGTGGAACGCCATGAAGTCACAGTTTGAGCAGAAGGTACAGTAATGACTTTACAGCTGCTATGCACGGTGTGGGAAGACATTACAGTGCCTTTGACTGCTTACGAGACTTTTACAGACAGATTCCtttgaaaaattgaaaaaaaaatctttaaaaaaaatatatttttaaatttcaggcctcgtttttgtttttaacattttgaaaatgtttagctCTCTTAGCTCTGTTTAGTCCCGTTTAGTTAAGAATGATTTTAGGGTTATTTTTGGACTTAAAGTAAATCACTTGTACCCAATACAAGTTACAGACCCAATCACATTTTAATTGGGAATCTCTCCACCATTCTTACTAATTTCAGACAGTTTGTTTGCTTAAAATGGATTGTGTTATTAAAGgataaaactgaactaaagaCTTCCACAGATGCTAACTTTAGTTACCCGTAACTTAACGCTCAGGTATTGCTTtaattacttattttatttataaattacaGTTGCTTCATGTTTTCTAAGTGATGGTTGAATTTAGTTTCAAGTGTTTTGCCAAACTAATCATCAGATGATCATCATCTGATCATCAGAAAATACCAATTTATGTAGGTTTGTAACACTAGTTACACTAGTTAAGTGAAATATCATTATGATTAGTTATGATTAAAAACCTCTGATGGGTGAAGTGACAGATGGAAAGcacttgaaaacatttttaaggaaCTCTGAAGTTTGTGTGCATGACTTGGCAGTGAGGCAGATGTctgtgtgtagttttttttttttttttttttttttttttttttgaatatgcTTGTCCAGTGGAAAAGGTGCAATCTTGCAATAGCTCGCGATCTGAACATGCTTACCACAAGGCCTGTCACACTTCAGTAAGAATTCCCCTTACCTCTCCGGTACCCGCTAACTTCCTGCTGTGGTGCAGTCAGAGGgcagcagagacacacagatgTACACACTCTCTTACTCATACTCACACACCTATGTTGTGCACACCCACAATTATGTACAAACCTACATTCACACTTTGTTCAGACAGGGACACCATGCAGCTTTGGGTTATAACCACAGAACCCTAGATATATCCATTTGCGTCACTCGGTTCGTtcatattttacacaaaaacagcagtgcgTGTTTGCGAATGTGTCCTTGATACTGTGGCTTAGTTTTCTATTTAGATAACATTTCTAAATCAGATACGCCAGCTGATGTTTGTCTGTACCAGAGAGTTATTActtaatcagttttatttatttatatgtacaTGTTCTAAAAGTTGTACCTTTTAACAGTCTGATTGTAGGACTCTGTGAATACTTTACGATTTACACCTTTCCCCAGATCACAGACCTCAGACAACGGCTAGCTGAGTCGCAGAAAACTGTGCTTGAGCTGGAGGCTGAGCGAGAGCAGAGGCAACGCGACTACGACAAGAAACTGCTGCTGGCCAAGTCCAAGATCGAAAATGTACAGGTGAGAATACAGAGGCAGAAAAAGCTTGGGCGAAACTGATCTAAACAAAACCAGGACTCAGAATGACAGTGGGCAAAAGgtgtttttaaagtttgaattgtttgtgtgtgtgttttccttccAGGGGGAGAAGGAGTGTTTAAACACTGAGACGGCTGAGCTGAAGCAGAAGATCCGCTACTTGCAGGATCAGCTGGTGCCCCTCAGCAAACAGAGAGAGTACCAAGAGAAGGAGATCCAACGCCTCAACAGAGTGAGTGTGGAAGCAATGCAAAAAGAGCAATCAGGTACAGGGACATTTCTATCAGggtaacatttgtttgttttttattcaggCTTTAGAAGAAGCCTTAAACCTGCACCCCCCTTCATCCTCCCAACAACCTCCTGGCCAGAGCAACTTTGCAGATGCGGCCAATAACCTTAAGAAGCAGGAGCTGCTCACTCAAATCGCTGTACTCAAAGAACAGGTCAGATAAACAAcagaacatacacacacatcttctGCAATTATGTGTATTTCCCTTcaactgctttttgtttgttttgccctTCAGGTAAAAATCTTTGAGGAGGACTTCAGAAAAGAAAGGAGCGACAGGGAGCGAATGAATGAAGAGAAAGAGGACTTGAGGCGGCAAGTTGAGAGACTCCAGGGTCAGATTACTAATTTGACCAATCAGGTGAGCTTGTGTGTATGCAGAATTTTTTCCTGGATGTAATATGATCATGAAAGCTTTAGcttttgcattattttgctATGAGTAGCTGTTCTAAATGAGCTGGTCTAgtatgagatttttatttttcttattacatatgtgtttgtgtggttcaGCTTCATCAGGCGCAGAACGAGTGTCAGAGAGAACGTACAGAGAGATGTAAGCTGGAGAGACTGCAGATGCAACATCACAAACAGGTACTGGCTGCAGCTCAAGGCTCAGCCTGCTAGTATTGCAAATATACTGAAATGGTCATTAAAATGGTGCTGTCAGACTGATTAGGTGAAATATTTGGTCAATGTGGCCACTTGTTGAAGTaaacttaagacttttgcagtTGCAGTAGGATACAGGTGGTGGTAAATCTTGCCGACTAGTGCCCCCTAGTGACAGAATGGTGGAAGACTAGATTGACTGTAATAGGTTCATGCTGGACAAATCACAGGAGCCTCACTCCAGCTAGCTTGTTTTGGTCAGTGCATTTGGGAGCAGCAACGTGaacactggcactcctcagtgggaggcagctgcagcagggTTGAAGGTCAGCAGTGTCCTGTGCCATGACAGGGCTGCTGCATTCGCTGAGATTAGCCACAAAGCACTGATTGGGGATCACGTGTGTACTTGTGATCCCTCGTAGGGGCAGCAGCAGGAAAGACGTACCTCAGACCCCACGTCAGACTCAGTGAACGGCCCGCTGAGCCCTCCCTACTGTGGTCCCTTTGTGCAGGTGGGACCGCAGGGCCTTGAGGGTTGGCCCATACACTTACCTCCCCGGATGCCCAATGCAGCAGGCGCCACAGCCTCAGCCGCCGCAGCACCACCCCCTGTACGAGACTTCCAGGCCGTTACCCCGGTAAGGGCGCTCTAAAGCccctctgtctttgtctctggAGTGACTCTGGTTCACTGAAGAAacaaggctctttttttttttttttctctctctcacctctACTCCCCTTACTTGCTGGGGGCACGCTTACATTCAATAACCAATATTAGGTTATAGAAAAGACTTAAGGGCTGCTGATTGTGAAGACTAAGAATAGAGATTTTAACATAGATGCTGTTCTCCTTTTTTCAGGGTTTTCCTTGGCAGATGCCATTCCCTCAACCCAGAGGGGGCAGAGCAGTAGGAGAGAGTTCACGACCATCAGAGAATGCAGGTAAGATACGGCCTGTCAAGTGCAACTCTTTAttcttgcagttttatttttatagcaggCTAATACATAATGGCACGTATTCAACCAGATGTACAGTCAAAGTACTGTTAAACACAGTGAGACACAAAATTGAACCTCCTTTTTCATTAGTGTCTCAAGTTCTTCAGCACGAAAGTGTAAACTATGTGagcctttatttttttactttataagAATACACAGACTATAGGAAGCACTATTCTCCTATACAAATCTCCACTGATGCCAGAGGTTTGAAACAATTGACTAAAGGCAGCTGTGCTGCAGCAAATGATTTAAATGATGTAGCTTTGCACCTTATTTTGATGTTTGTAgatcagtcagcagcagcagcagcagggacagcAGCACCTGGAACTGGATTTGGAAAAAGGGAGCGACAGAACATTGACCCTGGAAAGCACTAAAGCATCACCGTACCCACTTAAAGGAGTCTGGGTAGTAGCAtgaaatcagtttgtttttgagttGACAAGGTGTGATTTGATCTATAATTTTCCTACTGAACTGTAGATATCCTATTGTAATGTTGTTTATACTTGCGTTTTATAAGGCTATTTGTGACGCTATTCTGAATATATACATGAAatattatttagattttttttttttttttaatcagcaacTTAAGTCATTTGTTAAATAAGTTGgaataaattaacattttttttcccagacaaTATACCTATGTGATTGTTTCTCTGCAACTATGTAACAAGTAGTTTGTTACTTGTAGGGTCACAGGAAGCCATTCCCCACTAAAACTAAGACTCCATATACTCATTCCAACCATGAATGATTATATAGGTACACTGAATCATAGAGCTTACAATGTGAATGTTAATTGATTTATGAGGGTTTCTTCAGTACCATCGATGTTATAGAACTGTCCCATAACTGTGTAACTGTTCAAAAGTGGTTGTTGAAATACAAAAATTTTGGGAAATGAATTTTGATGGTATCATACCAAAAAACATGATTGTGATTACTGATAATTTATTTATAACCTGCTGTTTTGATAGTTGCATTGACTAAGTGTAAATCATTGTCTTTAGTAATGCTGTTCTTTCTATGTTGTTAGTGTAATCCCAATATATTGTAGCTATTGACATTGTATGTTTGTATCAGACACAATACGCAGTACAtacacaaccttttttttttccttcccccaTGATGATGGACCTAATCTCATTAAACACTTCGACTTGATTTGACCACTCATTCCGATATTT
The sequence above is a segment of the Archocentrus centrarchus isolate MPI-CPG fArcCen1 chromosome 10, fArcCen1, whole genome shotgun sequence genome. Coding sequences within it:
- the tnip1 gene encoding TNFAIP3-interacting protein 1 isoform X1 yields the protein MEGKGPYRIYDPGGSEVKARDEAGGGNSYRQLLEENSILRERMKGLKSLGDLLEESQSEASRLRQRVEELVRDNEALKSSSFAASLCMGGPIQTETQSKPCSHPATEQKEEQSSCLGKTLQPEKPNDAMSEFEVVNLEGKTSEGLTAGSAVGVIPLLPQENIELASQLKRLESSFSIFAEESNPNQLLAHLGRMAVEFHHLSSKVQKNEQRTSLLQTLCEQLRQENNELRKKMEEDHHIRNRDLEQLRQENQKLKELVTGAATAAATSAASASPPDAETPEAKEEPVKEESAAVRPKMEATTPQKSGKAAEKTPAKPCDVEVYEKKIKLLEKQRKDVLEVNKQWDIQWNAMKSQFEQKITDLRQRLAESQKTVLELEAEREQRQRDYDKKLLLAKSKIENVQGEKECLNTETAELKQKIRYLQDQLVPLSKQREYQEKEIQRLNRALEEALNLHPPSSSQQPPGQSNFADAANNLKKQELLTQIAVLKEQVKIFEEDFRKERSDRERMNEEKEDLRRQVERLQGQITNLTNQLHQAQNECQRERTERCKLERLQMQHHKQGQQQERRTSDPTSDSVNGPLSPPYCGPFVQVGPQGLEGWPIHLPPRMPNAAGATASAAAAPPPVRDFQAVTPGFPWQMPFPQPRGGRAVGESSRPSENADQSAAAAAGTAAPGTGFGKRERQNIDPGKH
- the tnip1 gene encoding TNFAIP3-interacting protein 1 isoform X2 — translated: MEGKGPYRIYDPGGSEVKARDEAGGGNSYRQLLEENSILRERMKGLKSLGDLLEESQSEASRLRQRVEELVRDNEALKSSSFAASLCMGGPIQTETQSKPCSHPATEQKEEQSSCLGKTLQPEKPNDAMSEFEVVNLEGKTSEGLTENIELASQLKRLESSFSIFAEESNPNQLLAHLGRMAVEFHHLSSKVQKNEQRTSLLQTLCEQLRQENNELRKKMEEDHHIRNRDLEQLRQENQKLKELVTGAATAAATSAASASPPDAETPEAKEEPVKEESAAVRPKMEATTPQKSGKAAEKTPAKPCDVEVYEKKIKLLEKQRKDVLEVNKQWDIQWNAMKSQFEQKITDLRQRLAESQKTVLELEAEREQRQRDYDKKLLLAKSKIENVQGEKECLNTETAELKQKIRYLQDQLVPLSKQREYQEKEIQRLNRALEEALNLHPPSSSQQPPGQSNFADAANNLKKQELLTQIAVLKEQVKIFEEDFRKERSDRERMNEEKEDLRRQVERLQGQITNLTNQLHQAQNECQRERTERCKLERLQMQHHKQGQQQERRTSDPTSDSVNGPLSPPYCGPFVQVGPQGLEGWPIHLPPRMPNAAGATASAAAAPPPVRDFQAVTPGFPWQMPFPQPRGGRAVGESSRPSENADQSAAAAAGTAAPGTGFGKRERQNIDPGKH
- the tnip1 gene encoding TNFAIP3-interacting protein 1 isoform X3; the protein is MEGKGPYRIYDPGGSEVKARDEAGGGNSYRQLLEENSILRERMKGLKSLGDLLEESQSEASRLRQRVEELVRDNEALKSSSFAASLCMGGPIQTETQSKPCSHPATEQKEEQSSCLGKTLQPEKPNDAMSEFEVVNLEGKTSEGLTAGSAVGVIPLLPQENIELASQLKRLESSFSIFAEESNPNQLLAHLGRMAVEFHHLSSKVQKNEQRTSLLQTLCEQLRQENNELRKKMEEDHHIRNRDLEQLRQENQKLKELVTGAATAAATSAASASPPDAETPEAKEEPVKEESAAVRPKMEATTPQKSGKAAEKTPAKPCDVEVYEKKIKLLEKQRKDVLEVNKQWDIQWNAMKSQFEQKITDLRQRLAESQKTVLELEAEREQRQRDYDKKLLLAKSKIENVQGEKECLNTETAELKQKIRYLQDQLVPLSKQREYQEKEIQRLNRALEEALNLHPPSSSQQPPGQSNFADAANNLKKQELLTQIAVLKEQVKIFEEDFRKERSDRERMNEEKEDLRRQVERLQGQITNLTNQLHQAQNECQRERTERCKLERLQMQHHKQVGPQGLEGWPIHLPPRMPNAAGATASAAAAPPPVRDFQAVTPGFPWQMPFPQPRGGRAVGESSRPSENADQSAAAAAGTAAPGTGFGKRERQNIDPGKH
- the tnip1 gene encoding TNFAIP3-interacting protein 1 isoform X4 yields the protein MEGKGPYRIYDPGGSEVKARDEAGGGNSYRQLLEENSILRERMKGLKSLGDLLEESQSEASRLRQRVEELVRDNEALKSSSFAASLCMGGPIQTETQSKPCSHPATEQKEEQSSCLGKTLQPEKPNDAMSEFEVVNLEGKTSEGLTAGSAVGVIPLLPQENIELASQLKRLESSFSIFAEESNPNQLLAHLGRMAVEFHHLSSKVQKNEQRTSLLQTLCEQLRQENNELRKKMEEDHHIRNRDLEQLRQENQKLKELVTGAATAAATSAASASPPDAETPEAKEEPVKEESAAVRPKMEATTPQKSGKAAEKTPAKPCDVEVYEKKIKLLEKQRKDVLEVNKQWDIQWNAMKSQFEQKITDLRQRLAESQKTVLELEAEREQRQRDYDKKLLLAKSKIENVQGEKECLNTETAELKQKIRYLQDQLVPLSKQREYQEKEIQRLNRALEEALNLHPPSSSQQPPGQSNFADAANNLKKQELLTQIAVLKEQVKIFEEDFRKERSDRERMNEEKEDLRRQVERLQGQITNLTNQLHQAQNECQRERTERCKLERLQMQHHKQGFPWQMPFPQPRGGRAVGESSRPSENADQSAAAAAGTAAPGTGFGKRERQNIDPGKH